From the Paraflavitalea soli genome, the window GAGGTTATCGGCGTTGTAAACTACAGGAGTTTGCTGTTGCAATAGTTTTTTGGCCCCTTCGAGGGTAACACCATAAGCATGGGTACAATCATGAAAACCAGCTTTGGCAATATGCTTTGACAAAGGACGGGGATAATAGTTGGAAAAAATAGCCCTGGACAAACGCAACGAAGTATGGAAAGGGAATGTCATATAGTACAACCGCTTGACGGTTTGCTTCCAACCGAAGATCTCGTTGCCTTCATAACCGAGGTAAAATACTTCCCAATCGTCCGGCAGTTCCTGGGTGAGTTGTGGGAAAAGGGGCAGGTTTTCTGCTACTGGAAAAACATCGTCTTCCAGGATCAGCACCCTGTTGTATTGATTGGCAATAATTGATTCATAAATTTTTACATGTCCCAATGAACAGCAAAGCATGCCGGGATTCATTTCGGGTTGTTTCTTATAAATACCTGTATACGCAGCCGAATCGTATATGCCTTGTTGCTTCATCGATTCCATGCTGATCTCTTCCTTATCTATTCCATAAAAAATTTCGTAGTTCAAGCCGTTTAGTTCGCGCGTAAAAAGCTCAATCCTGTCTTTCAGACGGGGCAAGGTGAGTATATAAATCTTTTCGAAATAGGAGTTAAAAGCAGAAAAGTCTCGATCCATCGGCTAAAGTTACCCAAACAAGGTCTTTCCTTTGCGCAGAAGGCGTGTAAATTTTTTAAAATTGTTTCCACCCTGTATATCAAGCCGTTGAATAAGCAAAGGATGTCTGAGGGGAAGGGCATTCAAGCGGTTGCCGATGCGGAATGCAGCCACGATCTGGCTATTGGCCAGGGTTAAGAGGAACTGCCGGCGCTTTGCTTCATCTTTTTTGGGGTAAGCGCCATAGGGAAAAGCCAGGCAGGGCTGGAAAGAGATGCCCATTTCGGTGAGGGCATTTTTGCATTGGAGCAGGTCGGCTGTGATGGCATCATTATCGAGGATCTTGTAGCTTTTGTGGTCAAAGGAGTGCAGGCCATACTCTACCAAACCGGGATCCATGGCCTGGATATCTTCCAGGCGCAGGTAGGTGGAAGCTTCGTGGCCGGCCCGGGTGGCTTCCTGGCGAAGGAAAGCCGGCACCAGGAAAATATTGGCTTTTATGCCATATTTTTCAAAAAGAGGGTATGCGGTGGTAAAATTATCGCGGTAACCATCATCAAAACTGATCAAAATGGGTTTTTCAGGCAGGGGTGTACTTATCAGGATATGGTTTACCAGGTCACTCAGGCCGATGGAATGATAGCCTTCCTGTTTCAAATATTGCAACTGGGCTTCCAGGCTATTGACGGGAACAGTAAGGGGGTCGGCATTTCCATGAGCACAGACCTTATGATACATTAAAACTCTCAAGGGATGCGGAGCAGCGAAATCCAAAGTTCTTCTTTTGAATGTGGGATAAGTTGTTCAACTAATCAGGCGTACACGGTATCCGGTATTATGACAGGTCTCTTTTCCGGCTGCTTCAATTCCTTCAATTTTACATATTTCAAAAAATGATAGTAGGAAGCAAAGACTGACCAATAGAATCCCTTCATTCCGTTGAGGCAGTTGCGTTCCAGGAGGTAATATTTAAGGAAGTTAAAAGGCAGGCCGAACAATACAGCCAAGGCTGATTTATTTTTGCCTTTACTATAGGATATCCCGGAAGACAGGGTTGAGTAGCGGTTAAGCTTTTCAATACATTGATGGATGCTGGTATAGCTATAATGCAGAATTGTATGTTCCAACTTTTTGATGGGTCCATCCACATGAAAGCTTTCATGCACCCTATCGGCTGTGACGCCGCCTTTTTCCCTGTTAAATAACCGTATAAAATGGCGACCGCTTTCTTTTCCGTAGTGGAACTCTTTGTCCAGGAAAACCATGTTCATGGGGAACGAAAAACCGGCGTAGGCAGTATTGGGATTAATACTTCTTATTTCCCTGATCAAATTATCGGTAGGAATTTCATCGGCGTCGATACAAAGCACCCAGTCGTTGGTAGCCCTCGAGATGGCGAATTGTTTTTGGGAACCATATCCGTCGAAAGTGCGGGAATATACATCGGCTCCGAATTCCCGGCAAATGGCCACGGTATTGTCGGTGCTATAGCTGTCTACTACCACAATTTCATCACACCAATACAGTTGTGACAAGGTTTTGCGAATGATCTTCTCTTCATTATAGGTGATGATGACGGCACTTATTTTAAGTTCTGTGGGAGTGGGGGTTTGCACCTGCACTACAATTCCCGGAATACTTCCGGCTACCGGCGAAAGCTGAGAATAGTTCATAAAAGAATAAAATTTAGGACTTACGGTAGTAAAACAGGCGTTAAGAGGATACCCCTATGGGAGGGGGAAAAAATAATTTGGGGAAGGTAAAAAGGCAACGAGGCAGCAAGGCAAAAAGGCATCGAGAATGCTTCGATGGGCTTTGGTAGATCAGGGTGAGCCGCCCTTTGAAGGCGACCCACGCTTTAGACGCCTTCGACAAGCTCAGGCTAACATTAGCAACGCTTACCAAAGCTTGTCGAAATAGTAGATACGTTCGCGCCTGGCCGATCCGCCAAAAATACCCAGGCCTTTGCTGATATTGCCTGTGGGGGATGGTAGCTGATTGGCAGGAATAGCACCAAAATCGGACTTGTATTTCTCATATTCCAGTAGGTAATCAAACAATTCTTTGCTGGCAGCCTTGAATTGAATGCGAACACGCCCTTTTTGAAGGGGTTCGGTGGCCACAAAGAATTGCTGATCCACATAGAATTTTATGGTATATGACTGTCCGTTGAAGGTTTTGTCTGTTAAGAACAGGCGGCGGAATGGGTTGTTGATGTTGTCGATCCGGGCATTTTCGGTATTGGCATCCTGGGTAAAGAGTTCCAGGCGCAAGAATTTGTTGATCGATATGGTGTCATTCAATAGTTGTACGCCGGGTGTATTTTTGACAGTTTCGTATAGGCTTTTTCCCTGAGGTGTATTATAATCATACCGCACCCCGCGGTAGTAAAAATAACGTCCCTGTTTCAGGAGTTCCTTGACGCCTTCCACAATGTAATAGTCATCTTTATCTGCCTGATCCTGAAACGTGATGCTGACGGCCAATACCTTTTTGCCCTGGTGGGTTTCATAGCTGGTATCCACCACTGTCCATTTGGGCAATGGTGGAATATAGGTGGAGCCGGTTACCACGCCCATAGTAGGATGCTTGACCTCAATGGAATAATGGGTGTTGGTCTTAAACCGCTTCCTGTTGGTGAATATGGTGGTGGGATTGGAGGCATATTGCCAGGCATAGCTGGGTTGCAATATCCAGGTACGGCTTTTTTCCTCGGTGAGGGTAACGGTAGCATCGTTTACTTTTTCAAACCTTATGAGGCTGCCACTGCCTACCTTAATAGTTTTCCCCACGGGTACTTTAACAGAATCGCCCGCAGATATTTCGGCCAATACCACCAGGTGATCATCTTCAAACTGGCTGGATGTAAAACCTTTTTTGCAGGCAACAGCAGCCAATAGCAATACGATCATCAGCCACCAACAGTTTTTGCCGGGTATCTGATTGAAACGAACTGGTGATTGGCTTGTATGCATATTGTTTTAAAAAGCGAATGTATAAGAAATATAAGGGGTGATCTTAAAGAACTGGTATTGGGTGGTTACCACCAGCGAACGTTTTCCCATGGTACCTTCCAGGTCATACACGTATTGATTGGGCGATCCATAGATATTGTAAATACCCATGGTGATCCTTGATATTAACCGGGCGGTATGCTGTTGTTCATAGGTAGCCGCGAAATCCAGGCGATGATAAGGCAAGGTACGGTATTGATTGATGGCAGATGAATGGTAAATGAGCCGGTATTCTTTGGGTGAAAGGGGATTAAAGATCTGCTGGGCGTCGTCAAAATCAGGATAACCCCTGTCTGGCAAGGTAAATACATCTCCTGTAGAGAATGTCCAGAGTGTGGAGAAGTTCCAATGCTTGTTAAGGTGGTAGGTAGCAGCCGCATTGAGGCTATGCCTGCGATCGTATTTAAAGGGAAACTTCTCATCATTGTTGATGCCTTTGAACTTACGCCAATTCCAGGAAAGGGTATATCCCATTTGAAAGTACCAATCGTCGGCCGTTTTCTCCAGTTTAGCTTCCAGGCCATAACACCATCCTTTGCCTGTTTGAACATTTTGTTCCCAGTCGGCGGTATTTAAGAAGAGGTTTTTGCCTTCCACATAATTGGTCACATTTCTCAGTTCTTTGTAATACACTTCGGCTGACAGGATCAGCTTTTTCTTGTTGCGGAAGGTGTATCCCAGGTTTACCATATCAGATTCCTCCGGCCCGAGGGAACTGGTACTGGGCACCCAGGCATCGCCATTGATACCCAGGTAGGGGTTGGTGACCAGGTGGAGGTATTGGGTCATGTGGTTGTAGGAAAAATTAAGCTGGTGCTGTTTATCCAACCTGTAGGTGGCGTACAAGCGGGGCTGCCAGGAAGTATAATCAAAACCATTGTTGGTGAAATGGGATACGTGTATACCTGGCCGCACGAAGAATTCCTTATCAGGCCTGATCTCATTTTCAAGAAAGAAGACGAGCTCGCGGAATGAGATGGGCGGAAAATCGGTGAAATCTTCGGGCTTGTCAAAAAACTCGGTGGATATATTGGAATCGAAGGGCCTCACTTTTGTAAAGTTGGCTTTAGCGCCGGTAATAAACCGCAGGGTGTTGGAAGCGGTGAACTCCAGCCGGGTCTGTGCATTGATCTGCTCAATGGATGAGTACGTGTTGTAGACCCTGTTTTGCATGGAAGCGCCGGTACTATCGTATAAATTGTAGCGGAAGCCTGCGATATTCTTGTATTCGCTATAATTGACAGAGGTATTGATGAATGCTTTAGGCCCCAATAACCTGTTCCATCCCAGGGAGGCGGTACGGTTTCCCCAGCGTTGTACATTGTTGGTATAATCGCGGTGAAGGGTAAGATCATCCTGGCCCGCATATACATGGAGCATCAGTTTGTCTTTCTTTCCCAGCCATTGGGTGTATTTAACATTCAGGTCATAAAAGTTGACGCCAATACCCGAGTTCATTACATGCAATAAAGGGTTGATCCAGCTATGCCTGAAAGAAAGCATGATGGCAGCACGGTCTTTTTTGATAGGTCCTTCGAGGGTGAAAGATCCTGCCAGTACACCTGCATTGGCTTCACCTTTCCATTGCTGCATATTGCCATCCTTGGTAACTACGTCGATAACGGAAGATAATCCACCACCATACCTGGCAGGGAAATTACTTTTATAGAGATTGAGTGTTTTAACAGCAGATTTATTGATGATAAACAGGGTACCCAGGAGGTGGGTAGGGTTGAATACTTTATTACCATCGAGCAGGAAAACATTCTGATCGGGACTGCCGCCTCTCACGAGGAGGCCATTGGTTATTTCCGGAATGTTTTTAATGCCGGGTTGCATGTAGAGAGAACGGATGGCATCGGGCTCACCCAGGAACATATCCTGCACTGCTTCTGCACCATGGGATATGTTCTCGGCACTTTGACCAGGCTTGCTTTCGGCAGAAATAGTAACAGCCTGGATATTGCTTTTGGGTTCGAGGGTAAGGTCGATCCTGGTATTTTCGCTCAGGTCTACTTCCAGTTTCCGGGTATTGTATCCTGCGTAGGAGATGAACAGTACCTGTTTTCCTTCGGGCAACACTAAAGTATAATGACCAAATGTATTGGAAAGGCTGCCTTTTTGGAGGGAAGGATGCCAGATGGTAGCGTCTGCCAGGGGCTCTCCACTTATGGCCTCTTTGATAAGGCCATATATTGAATAGTGGGTAATGAAGAAGTCGGCCGGCAGGGGGACCGGTGAGGGAATCAATATGATCTTATTGTTTTTCTCCAGTATGCTTACATTCTGGTCTTTGAGCACCTGCTGCAGGACGGCGCCCAGTGTATTGGGAAAACCTGTAAGGGATATTACTTTTGCGGTATCGAGGTTATTGGAGGCATATTCAATGACAACTTTACCGCTGTGGTTGATATCATCCAGAAAATCTTTAACAGTAGCTTTTTGAAAAGAAGGAATATAGGAACGTATGGCAAAAACAGACTTCTGCGCCCATGCCATATGCATACAGCAGCATAGCAAGACAAGTATGCAAATGGCTCTTTTCATTCAGTAGTTCCTGTGCAATTCAAATGGTTGGGGCGTGTGCAGAAAACCCAACAAAGGAACTATTTATTTCATATAAAATACAACTTTGCCGTCTTCTTTTTTCATGGCCAAACCCGTAATCAGCCTGATCTCTTCCAGGGCCTGTTCTACTGGTTGGTTGTTGAAGCGAACGGTAACTGTAAGGGCGGAGATGGCTGCTTTCTGTTGAGTGTCAATTTCCAGTGGCACTTCATAGTAATCCTGCATCTCCCGGAGCACTTTTTCCAGGGGGGTATGATTAAAGTCAAGGAGGCCTGTATTCCAGGCAATAAAATTGGAATCGGAGACCTGGCTTTGCAGGAATTGATCATTTTGTAACAGGGTACGCTGCCCGGCAGAGAGCTCGACCTGTCTGCCGGCCTTGTGTTTGCTGCTAACGCTCACTTTTCCGGACATTACGATCACTTCGTCGCTTGCGTTGTTGGCTTTTACTACGAAAGTGGTACCCAAGACTCTTACGGCAGCCTGGCCGGTAACTATAACAAAAGGTTGATGTTCATTTCTTTGCACCTTAAAATAGGCTTCTCCCGACAAGCGGACAAGGCGTTCTTCGCCATCAAAATGAAGGGGGTAACGGATGGTAGCGCCTTTCCGGAGCAGGACGGTGGAGCCATCGGGCAGCTGTAGTGACTGGTTATTATTGGCTGCTGCCAGTTCCTGCCAGGAAGTACGGTAGTGATTCCACAGGTAACCTCCTATAATAAAGATGGCTAAAACGGCGGCCGCTACGGCGAGGCGCTTGCGGTAGAGGGAAGAGAAAAGGGTGATGGTGCGGGCGGGCGCCGGGTTTTGCCCGACAGGCTGCATACCTGCTTCCACCTTGCTCCAAGCCCGGGAGGTATCAAAGGACTGGTCGGCGGTGAGGCGCATACTTTCCTTCCACATGGTAACCAATTCTTCATATTCCTGCCTGTTGGAAGGGTCCAATGCCTGCCATTGCTGTAACTGCTGTTTTTCTTCGGCAGTAGCCCGGCCACCAAGCTCTTTGGCAATAAGGTTTAGTATGTGATCACCTGGACTCATTGTTGTGGTTATTGTTAAGATAACATAAAAATGCCGTATACCCCTACCCTGCTCAGAAAAGAAATAATAAAGCAAGGGCTGCCAGGCAAACCTGCTTACCCCTGATATAGGACCGTAATATCCTGAGTGCTTTGCCCATGTGGTTCTCTACAGTCTTGACAGATATATCCAGGGCTTCACTAATTTGTTGATAGGTGAGGTCGCTTACACGGCTCAGTACAAACACTTCCCGGCACTTGGGGGGCAGGTTTTCCATCGCCTCCTGCAACAGGGCATGGTAATCCTTTCCGGTATCCATTGCAGGGTTTTTCTCTATGGGCATTTCTGCCACTTCTTCGCCCCGCAGTTCACTTATTATGTGCTTTTGTCTTTTTTCGAGGAAACTCAGGCAATTGTTGCGCACGGCGCCAAACAAATAGAAATTCAGGCTGTCTGTACCGATCAAATCCTGTTTTTTCTCCCAAACCCGCAGAAAAGTCTCCTGCACGATGTCTTCACAGGAGTCATACTCCTTTACCAGGGTATACGCATACCGGCATAGCGGTTCGTAGTACTGATAGAAAGCCTGTTGAAATAACTGGTATTTATTCGGGTCTTGCATGCAACCGTAAATAGGAATGCCTGCGTGAAAATACCATAAATGGGGGAAATGTAATTTATAAATTGGTATACGTAAAAATAGCTATGCCTATTTGCAATTGACCATTTATTTTGGTTCCCTGCCTGCACAAGAGTGGCTATTGCTGCGTACGCCCCGGGTAACGCAACAAGAAACTTACTCCTTTATTGAAGGACTGCTGTCGGCCAAGGCTGACCTGCAGGCAGCCAACCTTATCAGCCACCGATCTAAAATATCTGTAGCAGGTTGCCAGGCATTACTGGCACGTTTGAACCTGCAACAAGGAAGTTTTCAGAAAGCGCTTGATCTTTCCAGCAGCGCCATTAATGATTATAATAGCTCGCTGGGCAGCGGCAACACAGTATTTACAAATACGACCAGCCCGGAAGTGATCTGGGCCTCCTCGAATCAATTGAACAGTCCGGAAGTGGGTTTCACTTTCAATAAGGGAACTATTCTGCCTGAAATCCGCCTGGCGGAAATGTTGTTGATCAATGCAGAAGGGGCGGTGGAACTTGGACAGCTATCTTCGGTTGTCAGGGACCGTATCAATCCGCTTCGCGCCCGTGCAGGATTGGCTGCTATTACGGCCACGGACCAACCCACCTTGCGTACGGCGGTGCAGGAGGAATGGAAACGTGAAATGGCCCGTGAAGGAATGCGCTTCTCTTCGCTGGCACGCTGGCATAAGACGATGCCGGAACTGGGACCGTTGGGATTTGCACAAAAAAACCGGTACCTGCCGATACCACAGGGTGTGCTGGACTGGAATTTTAACCTGCAACAAAATCCAGGTTACTGATGAACTTCGAGAAGCTACTCTGCTCAGGGTGAGCCGCCTTTGAAAGGCGACCCACCCTGAGCATAAGGCGGCCCACCCCGGCCCCCTGGCTTCAATAAGTGTCGTAATACAATCAAGCCTGGTCTTAATAAAGATCCTTTAATAAACAAGGTGCTTCCACAGTAAGGGGCACCTTGTTTCGTTTTAAGGTACTTCTGTGTTTTTGTATCAGGGGCGCCAGCTGCCCTCCCAGTCTCGGCGAAAAGTGGCTGTTTTGGCGTTTGTCGCTATTAGCATACTCTATCCATACTGAAGGTATACTGAAGCTATGGAGAAGCCATACTGAAGGGATGCGGATTTAGGATTTGGGATTTAGAATTTAGGATTACTCCGTGCGTTGTACTTTCCTTCCTGTTGGTAACTGGCTGATCTTTTTGTTGGTTTGGCATTGCCAGGCTTCCTTCTCTGTCATCACAGCCTTCAATAGCTCATAGCAAACATAAAACATAGGCTTAGGCAAATGCAAATTTGATTTTGCTGCTCCGGTAATTTTAATAACAAGATTAAAAATGTGTAGAAAAACAACCGTTTCACGCCAAAACAACCACAATCAGCCAACAGCAGACATTTTAAATTTGGAAACGGGTATACCGGTGTTGTATGTTTGTTGTGAACAGATCGACTGTGTGGACGGGGCCTCTAAGCATGGTTGATAGAAGAAGAAGTGTTGTGCAACACTTGGGAATACAGGCTACGAGCTTTGAGCCTCGAGCTTCGAGCGATGAGTTTTGTTCCGTTGTTTTGTGAGTTATTGGTTGGCTGATGGTTATACTATCAGCTGAGGGCTATTGCCACTGGCTATTATTGTTTCTGTACCGATTGACATCTCCGGTGAACGCCAGCCACCTATTACAGTGAGATGGAGATCGGAATACGAAGAGAGACGATGGTCAGGATTTGGAGGGTAGTTTTAGCGATCAGCCGTCGGCCGGTAACCTT encodes:
- a CDS encoding RagB/SusD family nutrient uptake outer membrane protein; protein product: MQLTIYFGSLPAQEWLLLRTPRVTQQETYSFIEGLLSAKADLQAANLISHRSKISVAGCQALLARLNLQQGSFQKALDLSSSAINDYNSSLGSGNTVFTNTTSPEVIWASSNQLNSPEVGFTFNKGTILPEIRLAEMLLINAEGAVELGQLSSVVRDRINPLRARAGLAAITATDQPTLRTAVQEEWKREMAREGMRFSSLARWHKTMPELGPLGFAQKNRYLPIPQGVLDWNFNLQQNPGY
- a CDS encoding DUF4249 domain-containing protein, which translates into the protein MHTSQSPVRFNQIPGKNCWWLMIVLLLAAVACKKGFTSSQFEDDHLVVLAEISAGDSVKVPVGKTIKVGSGSLIRFEKVNDATVTLTEEKSRTWILQPSYAWQYASNPTTIFTNRKRFKTNTHYSIEVKHPTMGVVTGSTYIPPLPKWTVVDTSYETHQGKKVLAVSITFQDQADKDDYYIVEGVKELLKQGRYFYYRGVRYDYNTPQGKSLYETVKNTPGVQLLNDTISINKFLRLELFTQDANTENARIDNINNPFRRLFLTDKTFNGQSYTIKFYVDQQFFVATEPLQKGRVRIQFKAASKELFDYLLEYEKYKSDFGAIPANQLPSPTGNISKGLGIFGGSARRERIYYFDKLW
- a CDS encoding FecR family protein; translation: MSPGDHILNLIAKELGGRATAEEKQQLQQWQALDPSNRQEYEELVTMWKESMRLTADQSFDTSRAWSKVEAGMQPVGQNPAPARTITLFSSLYRKRLAVAAAVLAIFIIGGYLWNHYRTSWQELAAANNNQSLQLPDGSTVLLRKGATIRYPLHFDGEERLVRLSGEAYFKVQRNEHQPFVIVTGQAAVRVLGTTFVVKANNASDEVIVMSGKVSVSSKHKAGRQVELSAGQRTLLQNDQFLQSQVSDSNFIAWNTGLLDFNHTPLEKVLREMQDYYEVPLEIDTQQKAAISALTVTVRFNNQPVEQALEEIRLITGLAMKKEDGKVVFYMK
- a CDS encoding polysaccharide deacetylase family protein; its protein translation is MYHKVCAHGNADPLTVPVNSLEAQLQYLKQEGYHSIGLSDLVNHILISTPLPEKPILISFDDGYRDNFTTAYPLFEKYGIKANIFLVPAFLRQEATRAGHEASTYLRLEDIQAMDPGLVEYGLHSFDHKSYKILDNDAITADLLQCKNALTEMGISFQPCLAFPYGAYPKKDEAKRRQFLLTLANSQIVAAFRIGNRLNALPLRHPLLIQRLDIQGGNNFKKFTRLLRKGKTLFG
- a CDS encoding RNA polymerase sigma-70 factor, which encodes MQDPNKYQLFQQAFYQYYEPLCRYAYTLVKEYDSCEDIVQETFLRVWEKKQDLIGTDSLNFYLFGAVRNNCLSFLEKRQKHIISELRGEEVAEMPIEKNPAMDTGKDYHALLQEAMENLPPKCREVFVLSRVSDLTYQQISEALDISVKTVENHMGKALRILRSYIRGKQVCLAALALLFLF
- a CDS encoding TonB-dependent receptor, which codes for MHMAWAQKSVFAIRSYIPSFQKATVKDFLDDINHSGKVVIEYASNNLDTAKVISLTGFPNTLGAVLQQVLKDQNVSILEKNNKIILIPSPVPLPADFFITHYSIYGLIKEAISGEPLADATIWHPSLQKGSLSNTFGHYTLVLPEGKQVLFISYAGYNTRKLEVDLSENTRIDLTLEPKSNIQAVTISAESKPGQSAENISHGAEAVQDMFLGEPDAIRSLYMQPGIKNIPEITNGLLVRGGSPDQNVFLLDGNKVFNPTHLLGTLFIINKSAVKTLNLYKSNFPARYGGGLSSVIDVVTKDGNMQQWKGEANAGVLAGSFTLEGPIKKDRAAIMLSFRHSWINPLLHVMNSGIGVNFYDLNVKYTQWLGKKDKLMLHVYAGQDDLTLHRDYTNNVQRWGNRTASLGWNRLLGPKAFINTSVNYSEYKNIAGFRYNLYDSTGASMQNRVYNTYSSIEQINAQTRLEFTASNTLRFITGAKANFTKVRPFDSNISTEFFDKPEDFTDFPPISFRELVFFLENEIRPDKEFFVRPGIHVSHFTNNGFDYTSWQPRLYATYRLDKQHQLNFSYNHMTQYLHLVTNPYLGINGDAWVPSTSSLGPEESDMVNLGYTFRNKKKLILSAEVYYKELRNVTNYVEGKNLFLNTADWEQNVQTGKGWCYGLEAKLEKTADDWYFQMGYTLSWNWRKFKGINNDEKFPFKYDRRHSLNAAATYHLNKHWNFSTLWTFSTGDVFTLPDRGYPDFDDAQQIFNPLSPKEYRLIYHSSAINQYRTLPYHRLDFAATYEQQHTARLISRITMGIYNIYGSPNQYVYDLEGTMGKRSLVVTTQYQFFKITPYISYTFAF
- a CDS encoding glycosyltransferase family 25 protein, with the protein product MDRDFSAFNSYFEKIYILTLPRLKDRIELFTRELNGLNYEIFYGIDKEEISMESMKQQGIYDSAAYTGIYKKQPEMNPGMLCCSLGHVKIYESIIANQYNRVLILEDDVFPVAENLPLFPQLTQELPDDWEVFYLGYEGNEIFGWKQTVKRLYYMTFPFHTSLRLSRAIFSNYYPRPLSKHIAKAGFHDCTHAYGVTLEGAKKLLQQQTPVVYNADNLLSYAIALEKIKGYITMPKLFNQRTARYEIRSLTS
- a CDS encoding glycosyltransferase family 2 protein gives rise to the protein MNYSQLSPVAGSIPGIVVQVQTPTPTELKISAVIITYNEEKIIRKTLSQLYWCDEIVVVDSYSTDNTVAICREFGADVYSRTFDGYGSQKQFAISRATNDWVLCIDADEIPTDNLIREIRSINPNTAYAGFSFPMNMVFLDKEFHYGKESGRHFIRLFNREKGGVTADRVHESFHVDGPIKKLEHTILHYSYTSIHQCIEKLNRYSTLSSGISYSKGKNKSALAVLFGLPFNFLKYYLLERNCLNGMKGFYWSVFASYYHFLKYVKLKELKQPEKRPVIIPDTVYA